The proteins below are encoded in one region of Pangasianodon hypophthalmus isolate fPanHyp1 chromosome 6, fPanHyp1.pri, whole genome shotgun sequence:
- the LOC117597557 gene encoding extracellular calcium-sensing receptor-like, with protein MRLTSGYHQQTNGQVERTNQEDFFLAKGENCHILGNPAYPLLAKDGDVIIGAVFSIHDGTQMQSLPYTEKPHPLICIRFNLREFRLAQTITFAIEEINRSSRLLPNISLGYRIYDNCDSRLLSMKAAMALMNGMDIRADDTCSGQAVVQAIIGESESTPTIALTRTTGPFKIPVISHAATCDCLSNRKEYPSFFRTTTSDYYQCRALAYLVKHFGWSWVGAVNSDNDYGNNGIAIFLNAAKEEGICVEYSEKFDRSDTAKIMKVVNIIKEGTAKVIILVLAQIDMNILIDHLILKNVTGYQIIGGEGWITAVNLVTPASYNIFAGSIGLDVGKLNINSFADYVVNEFWQTVYPCLHTGGNISQTEYNCKKYEDMIPFENYNEDISELRYAKNIYNAVYAVAQSLHGLWRCTENQSCVKDKKIQPWQVVESLKKVNFTTKLGEQVWFDSTGATAAKYDVVNWQRGFNGEVQFKVVGYYDASLPTGQQFVLNDEDIIWAGETREKPRSVCSESCPPGTRKAVQKGRHVCCYDCIPCAEGEISNQTDSNNCEQCPGEYWSNAERDKCVLKVIEFLSFTEVMGIILVLFSLFGATLTVLVAILFLIEKDTPIVKANNSELSFLLLFSLTLCFLCSLTFIGRPSEWSCMLRHPAFGITFVLCISCLLGKTIVVLMAFRATIPSSNVMKWFGPLQQRLTVLAFTSIQVLICVLWLTVSPPFPYKNMNYYKEKIILECNLGSAIGFWAVLGYIGFLAFLCLVLSFLARKLPDNFNEAKFITFSILIFCAVWITFIPAYVSSPGKFTVAVEIFAILASSFALLFCIFTPKCYIILFKPELNTKKNMMGKMASKSLE; from the exons ATGAGGCTAACCTCGGGTTACCACCAGCAGACCAATGGGCAGGTGGAGAGGACCAATCAGGAGGACTTTTT CCTGgcaaagggagaaaattgccATATTCTGGGAAACCCAGCATATCCCTTACTGGCTAAAGATGGAGATGTGATAATTGGAGCTGTCTTTTCAATACATGATGGTACACAAATGCAGTCACTGCCATATACTGAAAAACCTCATCCTTTAATCTGCATTAG atttaaccTCAGAGAATTCCGACTTGCTCAGACCATCACATTCGCAATTGAGGAAATCAACAGAAGCAGCAGGTTGCTCCCAAATATCTCACTTGGTTACAGAATTTATGACAATTGTGATTCAAGATTGTTATCTATGAAGGCAGCCATGGCTTTGATGAATGGTATGGACATAAGAGCAGATGATACCTGCTCTGGACAAGCAGTAGTACAAGCCATCATAGGGGAGTCAGAGTCTACTCCTACTATAGCACTCACAAGAACCACAGGACCTTTTAAGATCCCAGTG ATAAGTCATGCTGCCACATGTGACTGTTTGAGCAACAGAAAAGAGTACCCCTCTTTTTTCAGGACTACTACGAGTGACTACTACCAATGTAGAGCATTGGCATATTTGGTCAAGCACTTTGGCTGGTCATGGGTGGGAGCTGTGAACAGTGATAATGACTATGGCAACAATGGAATAGCCATTTTTCTGAATGCAGCCAAAGAGGAGGGAATATGTGTTGAGTATTCTGAGAAGTTTGACCGGTCAGATACTGCCAAAATCATGAAAGTGGTCAATATTATTAAGGAAGGCACAGCCAAAGTAATTATCTTAGTTCTTGCCCAAATTGACATGAACATTCTAATAGACCACCTTATCCTAAAGAATGTCACTGGCTACCAGATTATTGGTGGTGAAGGATGGATTACTGCTGTCAATCTAGTAACACCAGCAAGTTACAATATTTTTGCTGGATCCATTGGATTGGATGTGGGAAAATTGAACATTAATAGTTTTGCTGACTATGTGGTAAATGAATTTTGGCAAACAGTGTATCCTTGCCTGCATACAGGGGGAAACATTTCTCAAACTGAATACAACTGCAAGAAATATGAAGATATGATTCCATTTGAAAACTACAATGAAGACATTTCAGAATTGAGATATGCAAAAAACATCTACAATGCAGTTTATGCTGTGGCGCAGTCTCTACACGGCCTGTGGAGATGCACAGAAAATCAGAGCTgtgtgaaagacaaaaaaatacaaccaTGGCAG GTTGTTGAGTCTCTAAAAAAGGTAAATTTTACCACCAAATTGGGAGAACAGGTGTGGTTTGACAGCACTGGGGCAACGGCGGCAAAATACGATGTGGTGAACTGGCAACGAGGGTTCAATGGAGAAGTGCAGTTTAAGGTTGTGGGCTATTACGATGCCTCTCTGCCAACTGGACAACAATTTGTCCTAAATGATGAAGATATAATCTGGGCTGGAGAGACAAGAGAG AAGCCAAGgtctgtgtgcagtgagagCTGTCCTCCAGGAACCAGAAAAGCTGTACAGAAAGGAAGGCATGTCTGCTGCTACGACTGTATTCCATGTGCAGAGGGTGAGATCAGTAACCAGACAG ATTCAAATAACTGTGAGCAGTGTCCAGGAGAATACTGGTCTAATGCTGAGAgagataaatgtgtgttaaaGGTCATAGAGTTTCTTTCATTTACAGAGGTTATGGGGATAATACtagtacttttttctttgtttggagCTACATTAACTGTGTTAGTagctattttatttctaatagaAAAGGACACTCCCATTGTTAAGGCCAATAACTCAGAGCTGAGCTTCCTGCTACTGTTCTCCCTGACTTTGTGTTTCCTCTGTTCACTTACTTTCATTGGACGACCCTCTGAGTGGTCCTGTATGCTGCGTCACCCAGCCTTTGGAATCACATTTGTCCTCTGCATCTCCTGTCTACTGGGGAAAACAATAGTGGTGTTAATGGCCTTCAGGGCTACAATTCCAAGcagtaatgtaatgaaatggtTTGGACCTTTACAGCAAAGACTCACTGTTCTTGCTTTCACTTCCATACAGGTTcttatttgtgtgctttggttaacagtttctcCTCCTTTCCCCTACAAGAACATGAACTACTACAAGGAAAAGATCATATTAGAATGTAACTTGGGCTCAGCTATAGGTTTTTGGGCTGTGCTGGGTTATATAGGATTTCTTGCTTTCTTGTGccttgttttgtcttttctaGCTAGAAAGCTGCCAGATAATTTTAATGAAGCTAAATTCATCACATTCAGCATACTCATATTCTGTGCTGTGTGGATAACTTTTATTCCAGCTTATGTTAGCTCTCCTGGAAAATTTACTGTAGCTGTGGAGATATTTGCTATTTTGGCCTCCAGTTTTGCTCTActattctgtatatttacacctaaatgttatattattctgtttaaacctgaactaaacacaaagaaaaatatgatgGGTAAAATGGCATCTAAATCACTAGAATAA